A region of Thermococcus piezophilus DNA encodes the following proteins:
- a CDS encoding Lrp/AsnC family transcriptional regulator, which translates to MVRSYVLLTVEIGKVESVIEALKQIPGVTKADAVTGPYDAIVHIEAKDLGELTRKILHDIHNIDGVIDTTTAIVVEMKEEE; encoded by the coding sequence ATGGTTAGGTCGTACGTTTTATTGACTGTTGAGATTGGAAAAGTAGAAAGCGTCATAGAGGCCCTTAAGCAGATTCCTGGGGTCACCAAGGCCGATGCAGTCACCGGGCCCTACGATGCGATAGTCCACATCGAGGCCAAGGACCTCGGGGAGCTGACCAGAAAAATACTCCATGACATCCATAACATCGATGGGGTAATTGATACAACGACCGCTATCGTCGTAGAAATGAAAGAAGAGGAGTGA
- a CDS encoding tRNA (adenine-N1)-methyltransferase: MLQEGDKVLLIDMRGKGYLLTVEKKEFHTDLGIINLEELLEKDYGEKITSHKGEEFLILRPSIIDYIEKMKRGPQIVHPKDAGIIVAYAGISPGDTIVEAGVGSGALTIFLANIVGPTGRVISYEIREDFAKIAERNIRWVGFDDRVTIKLKNIYEGIDEENVDHIVLDLPQPENVLPHAVKALKPGGYFVAYTPCMNQVHRFYIALQEYRKHFYRPRTVEVLVREQEVKKDCMRPKTRMLAHTGYITFLRKL, translated from the coding sequence TTGCTACAGGAGGGGGATAAGGTATTGCTAATAGATATGAGGGGGAAGGGGTACCTTCTGACGGTTGAGAAGAAGGAGTTTCATACGGATCTTGGTATAATCAACCTCGAGGAGCTCCTTGAGAAGGATTACGGTGAGAAGATAACCAGCCACAAGGGCGAGGAGTTCCTCATCCTCAGGCCGAGCATAATAGACTACATCGAGAAGATGAAGCGCGGGCCGCAGATAGTCCACCCGAAGGACGCCGGAATAATAGTCGCCTACGCGGGAATTTCGCCGGGGGATACGATCGTCGAGGCTGGCGTCGGTAGTGGAGCTTTAACCATCTTTCTCGCCAACATCGTTGGCCCCACCGGACGAGTCATCAGCTACGAGATCAGAGAAGACTTCGCGAAGATAGCCGAGCGCAACATCAGGTGGGTGGGCTTCGACGACAGGGTCACGATAAAGCTCAAAAATATCTACGAAGGGATAGACGAGGAAAACGTTGACCACATCGTCCTCGACCTCCCACAGCCAGAGAACGTTCTTCCACACGCAGTCAAAGCCCTTAAGCCCGGCGGATACTTCGTGGCTTACACGCCGTGCATGAATCAGGTTCACCGGTTCTATATTGCACTTCAGGAGTACCGGAAGCACTTCTACAGGCCGAGGACCGTTGAAGTCCTCGTCAGGGAGCAGGAGGTTAAGAAGGACTGCATGCGCCCGAAAACCAGGATGCTGGCGCATACTGGATACATAACCTTCCTGAGAAAGCTCTGA
- a CDS encoding DUF257 family protein produces the protein MDTTDFETYLFGKVQKGDIVMVEYPSVYPVEEFSWGLLIPMLVDRGVVVIGDFFGVGDLMFRNYIRRISGREYSKIIEIIKKIKIVKVGPGSASYGEVIEEVVPVYDSHGFFKNYHMVVNRMANCPAKPDYVLTFGLAQYIRFGGDEAMKAILTSISTIPMEDWIGIHFVNVDILSPEHLAMLEEVSSIVFYISKEGLIIKKEGEAFATGGG, from the coding sequence ATGGACACCACCGACTTTGAGACTTATCTCTTCGGGAAGGTCCAAAAGGGCGACATCGTTATGGTAGAATATCCTTCGGTGTATCCAGTTGAGGAGTTTTCGTGGGGATTGCTCATCCCTATGCTCGTGGATAGGGGGGTAGTTGTTATAGGTGACTTCTTTGGAGTGGGAGACCTCATGTTCAGGAACTACATTCGCAGAATATCCGGCAGGGAATATTCCAAAATCATTGAAATCATCAAAAAAATCAAGATTGTCAAAGTTGGCCCTGGCTCGGCCAGTTACGGCGAGGTAATAGAGGAAGTGGTACCAGTTTATGATTCCCACGGTTTCTTCAAGAACTACCACATGGTTGTTAACAGGATGGCGAACTGCCCAGCCAAACCAGATTACGTCCTGACATTCGGCCTGGCCCAGTACATACGCTTTGGAGGCGATGAAGCAATGAAAGCGATACTCACAAGCATCAGTACAATCCCAATGGAAGACTGGATCGGGATTCACTTTGTTAATGTGGACATTTTAAGTCCCGAGCATCTTGCGATGCTTGAGGAAGTCTCGTCGATAGTCTTCTACATTTCCAAGGAAGGTTTAATTATAAAAAAGGAAGGTGAGGCGTTTGCTACAGGAGGGGGATAA
- the gltA gene encoding NADPH-dependent glutamate synthase, with amino-acid sequence MAVKRKLIKERVPTPELPVGERINSFKEVNLGYTFELAVKEAERCLQCPYNYAPCIKGCPVHIDIPGFISKLVEYRDDPDRAVKEALNVIWACNSLPATTGRVCPQEEQCEMNCVMGKVGDKINIGKLERFVADYAREHGIDEELLFEIVPRIEKKGQRVAIIGAGPAGLTAAGELAKLGYDVTIYEALHEAGGVLMYGIPEFRLPKEIVQSEIEKLEKLGVQILTDHVVGKTVTIEELLQEYDAVFIGSGAGTPKLVNAPGINLNGIYTANEFLTRVNLMKAYLFPEYDTPVKIGKKVVVIGAGNTAMDAARTARRLGAEVTIAYRRGPEDVSARVEEVEHAKEEGIEFSYFVNPVEFIGENGRVKAVKFEKMQPLNERDARGKRKIVPTGEYVTFEADTVIIAIGKHPNRLIVNTPDLEVERGKIVVDENLMTSIPGVFAGGDAIRGEATVILAMGDGKRAAKAIHEYLTKKREEQRENA; translated from the coding sequence ATGGCCGTTAAGAGGAAGCTCATCAAAGAGCGCGTTCCCACTCCCGAGCTCCCAGTTGGGGAGAGGATAAACTCATTCAAAGAAGTCAATCTCGGCTACACCTTCGAGCTGGCTGTTAAGGAGGCCGAGCGCTGCCTTCAGTGTCCATACAACTATGCCCCCTGTATCAAGGGATGTCCTGTTCACATCGACATTCCAGGATTCATAAGCAAGCTCGTTGAGTACCGTGATGATCCTGATAGGGCCGTCAAAGAGGCTCTCAACGTAATCTGGGCCTGCAACTCACTCCCGGCGACCACAGGTAGGGTCTGCCCGCAGGAGGAGCAGTGTGAGATGAACTGTGTGATGGGCAAGGTTGGCGACAAGATAAACATCGGCAAGCTGGAGCGCTTCGTGGCAGACTACGCCCGCGAGCACGGCATCGACGAGGAGCTGCTTTTCGAAATAGTGCCTAGGATAGAGAAGAAGGGCCAGAGGGTTGCCATAATCGGAGCTGGTCCAGCTGGTCTCACCGCCGCCGGCGAGCTGGCAAAGCTCGGCTACGACGTCACTATCTACGAGGCCCTCCACGAGGCGGGCGGAGTCCTCATGTACGGAATTCCCGAGTTCAGGCTGCCCAAGGAGATAGTCCAGAGCGAGATTGAAAAGCTCGAAAAGCTCGGCGTCCAGATACTCACCGACCACGTCGTCGGAAAGACGGTGACGATTGAGGAGCTCCTCCAGGAGTACGACGCGGTCTTCATCGGCTCCGGTGCTGGAACGCCGAAGCTCGTCAACGCTCCCGGAATAAACCTCAACGGCATCTACACCGCCAACGAGTTCCTGACCAGGGTCAACCTCATGAAGGCATATCTCTTCCCAGAATACGACACACCGGTTAAGATAGGGAAGAAGGTGGTCGTCATAGGTGCTGGAAACACAGCTATGGACGCGGCGAGAACCGCGAGGAGGCTCGGCGCCGAGGTCACCATAGCCTACCGCCGCGGCCCAGAAGACGTCAGCGCCCGTGTCGAGGAAGTCGAGCACGCCAAAGAGGAGGGCATAGAGTTCTCGTACTTCGTTAACCCAGTGGAGTTCATAGGTGAGAACGGCAGGGTAAAAGCTGTCAAGTTCGAGAAGATGCAGCCCTTGAACGAGCGCGATGCCAGGGGCAAGAGGAAGATAGTCCCAACGGGTGAGTACGTGACGTTTGAGGCCGATACGGTTATCATAGCCATTGGAAAGCACCCAAACAGACTCATCGTTAACACGCCTGATTTAGAGGTCGAGCGCGGAAAGATAGTGGTCGACGAGAACCTCATGACGAGTATTCCTGGAGTCTTCGCCGGTGGAGACGCGATAAGGGGCGAAGCAACGGTTATTCTCGCCATGGGTGACGGAAAAAGGGCTGCAAAGGCGATACACGAGTACCTGACGAAGAAGAGGGAAGAGCAGAGAGAGAACGCCTGA
- a CDS encoding sulfide/dihydroorotate dehydrogenase-like FAD/NAD-binding protein, with protein sequence MYKILEKREIAMRNTWYKIHAPHVAKKVEPGQFVIVRAFKNGERIPLTPVMWNPQEGWVVLIVFTRGRTTMRMAFELREGDEILNIAGPLGNPAPMEKFGKILAIGAYTGIVEVFPIAKAWQELGNDVTTLNVTFEPMVVLKDELEKVVGRHMVEPVPIDPNLDFPANMKNVTKRLTEKVREMLEKEDFDLVFMVGPTGDQKAVFEVVKEFGLPMSVDLHPIMVDGTGMCGACRVTVGGEIKFACVDGPEFDAYQVNWDELIARSGYYTDLEMRAMQEYMKAFQGGAQ encoded by the coding sequence GTGTATAAAATCCTCGAGAAGAGGGAAATCGCCATGCGCAACACTTGGTATAAAATTCACGCCCCCCATGTGGCCAAGAAGGTCGAGCCGGGGCAGTTCGTCATAGTCAGAGCCTTTAAGAACGGGGAGAGAATTCCCCTCACTCCGGTCATGTGGAACCCTCAAGAGGGATGGGTGGTTCTCATTGTCTTCACCAGGGGAAGGACAACAATGAGGATGGCCTTTGAGCTTAGGGAGGGCGACGAGATACTCAACATAGCCGGGCCGCTCGGAAATCCGGCTCCCATGGAAAAGTTCGGTAAAATACTTGCTATCGGTGCCTACACTGGAATAGTCGAGGTCTTCCCAATAGCCAAGGCCTGGCAGGAGCTTGGAAACGACGTTACGACCCTTAACGTTACCTTTGAACCGATGGTCGTCCTCAAGGACGAGCTCGAAAAGGTCGTTGGGAGGCACATGGTTGAGCCTGTTCCAATAGACCCGAACCTTGACTTCCCAGCCAACATGAAAAACGTCACCAAGAGGCTCACCGAGAAGGTCCGCGAGATGCTCGAAAAGGAGGACTTCGACCTGGTATTCATGGTCGGTCCTACTGGAGACCAGAAGGCAGTCTTTGAGGTCGTTAAGGAGTTTGGCCTCCCAATGAGCGTTGACCTGCACCCGATTATGGTTGATGGAACTGGCATGTGTGGTGCTTGCAGGGTAACCGTCGGCGGTGAGATAAAGTTCGCCTGCGTTGACGGGCCCGAATTCGACGCCTACCAGGTCAACTGGGACGAGCTCATAGCGAGGAGCGGCTACTACACCGACCTCGAGATGAGGGCCATGCAGGAGTATATGAAGGCCTTCCAGGGAGGTGCTCAGTGA
- a CDS encoding signal recognition particle protein Srp19, giving the protein MRKFVVWPNELDARLSRKYGRAVGKSFAVDGPTIREIINAAESLGMKIIEVDENKLNPKLAGLDEEYRRRGMVRIESKHPKGKSLKMICQKIGEIRRTHSKGKKSKSKRRKR; this is encoded by the coding sequence ATGAGAAAGTTTGTGGTGTGGCCCAACGAGCTCGATGCACGGCTCAGCAGGAAATACGGGCGCGCCGTTGGCAAGAGCTTTGCTGTCGATGGGCCCACGATTCGGGAAATCATCAATGCCGCAGAAAGTCTTGGGATGAAAATCATTGAGGTCGACGAGAACAAGCTCAATCCAAAGCTGGCAGGGCTCGATGAAGAGTACAGAAGGCGTGGAATGGTCAGGATAGAAAGCAAACACCCCAAGGGTAAGAGTCTCAAGATGATATGTCAGAAAATCGGAGAAATCAGGAGAACTCACTCTAAGGGCAAGAAGTCCAAATCCAAGAGGAGAAAAAGGTAG